From one Stenotrophomonas maltophilia genomic stretch:
- a CDS encoding terminase yields MPRKKPEAPKAKPAKKAAKSPSKGGRPTKYRAEFTRQAALLGRRGCTDPEVAEFFGVALSTVNLWKIKHPEFSEALKLSKAEADLRVERALFERATGYRCREDDVRVVEGEVVVTSTDKQYPPDTTAAIFWLKNRRPGSWRDKPEGEDDGDTPAPVAVTVNVVSGRRRNANP; encoded by the coding sequence ATGCCCCGCAAGAAGCCAGAAGCGCCTAAGGCCAAACCGGCCAAGAAGGCCGCAAAATCCCCTTCGAAGGGGGGCAGGCCCACCAAGTACCGCGCGGAGTTCACGCGCCAGGCCGCACTGCTGGGCCGTAGGGGCTGCACCGACCCGGAGGTGGCGGAGTTCTTCGGCGTAGCCCTGTCCACGGTCAACCTGTGGAAGATCAAGCACCCCGAGTTTTCGGAAGCCCTAAAGCTGAGTAAGGCCGAGGCTGACCTGCGGGTGGAGCGCGCCCTGTTCGAGCGGGCAACCGGCTACCGCTGCCGAGAGGACGACGTCCGGGTGGTGGAAGGGGAGGTGGTGGTCACCTCGACCGACAAGCAGTACCCCCCGGACACCACCGCAGCGATCTTCTGGCTGAAGAACCGCAGGCCAGGCAGCTGGCGCGACAAGCCAGAGGGCGAGGATGACGGCGATACACCAGCACCGGTCGCGGTCACGGTGAACGTGGTCAGCGGGCGCCGCCGGAATGCCAACCCTTAA